From the Streptococcus sp. 29887 genome, one window contains:
- a CDS encoding CD1107 family mobile element protein: MKRLSSFVRLAGLVMLFGGCQTIYASSPNLDTNSQPVAVSVNPQASEQSNAKGQVTENVDANNQDYEITESVATKRQFVTFTSKSGKVFHLIIDHDKGGQNVQLLTEVSEQDLLNLIESTNTVAVKPQKTEEVVEEKPAKKEEPKQNSSVGSYIIIGLFLIGVLCAGYYMKVIKPKKEHNFEEFEEDDDYVSEGEEEV, from the coding sequence ATGAAACGATTAAGTAGTTTTGTGAGGTTGGCTGGGTTGGTTATGCTTTTTGGTGGTTGCCAAACTATTTATGCAAGTTCTCCAAATCTAGACACAAATAGTCAGCCAGTAGCAGTTTCGGTTAATCCTCAAGCCTCAGAGCAAAGCAATGCTAAGGGGCAAGTTACAGAAAATGTTGATGCTAATAATCAAGATTATGAAATTACCGAATCTGTTGCAACTAAGCGACAATTTGTCACATTCACGAGTAAATCAGGTAAGGTGTTTCATCTGATTATTGATCATGATAAAGGTGGACAGAATGTCCAATTACTAACAGAAGTTTCAGAACAGGATTTGCTTAACCTAATTGAATCAACTAATACGGTTGCAGTCAAACCACAAAAGACTGAAGAAGTTGTCGAAGAAAAACCTGCCAAGAAAGAAGAACCGAAACAAAATTCTTCAGTTGGTAGCTATATTATCATAGGTCTATTTCTTATAGGAGTTTTGTGTGCAGGTTACTATATGAAGGTCATTAAACCCAAAAAAGAACATAACTTTGAAGAGTTTGAAGAAGATGATGATTACGTAAGTGAAGGAGAAGAGGAAGTTTGA